The following nucleotide sequence is from Streptomyces sp. NBC_00239.
AGCCGTCCAGCCGGGCCTCCACCTTCGCGAGGAACGACTCCACGAGGGCGGGTTCGTACTCCGGCCCGAGCTCGCGGCGGGCCGCCAGCGTCGCGTCGAGCTCCTTGCGGAGCTCCGGATCGTTCACGAGCCCCGAGGCGGGCGTCTGAGCGTTCATGCCTTCCACGGTAGGGACGGAAGGCGGCCGGGACGGTAGGGCTAGCCCCCGGAAAACCCCCATCCCGGACCCTGAGCCGTCCTGGGGGTGCGCCGGAAGTCGGCCGCCCGCTCTGCGCCGGTCCGGGAAGTGGTCGCCGCTTGCCGTCCTGCATAGATGCATGCAGTCTGCTGCCAGACTGAATGGATGGACGGACGGACGGAGGGGGACGGGATGAGCGACGGGACGAGCGACAGCCCGGCCGCGCGGCTGCAGAAGCTTTTCGAAGGGCACCGGCTGACGCCGACCCAGCGCCGGATCGCGCACTGCATGGTGCGCGGCGCCGCCGACGTGCCGTTCCTGTCGAGCGTGGAGCTCGCCGAGCTGGCCGGGGTGAGCCAGCCCTCGGTGACGCGGTTCGCGGTCGCCCTCGGCTTCGACGGGTACCCGGCGCTCCGCCGCCACCTGCGGGAGGTAGCCCCCGCCGGACCCCGTCCCGCCCCGGGCGACACGTTCAACTCCTACCAGCAGGCCGTGCAGGCCGAGATCGACAACCTGCGCCACCTGTCCGCGCTGCTCGCCGACCCGGCGCCGGTGGCCGAGGCCGGCCGGCTGCTGGCCGCGTCCCGGCCGCTGCCCGTGCTGGGGCTGCGCGCCGCGTCCTCGCAGGCGCGCGGCTTCGCGTACTTCGCGGCGAAGGTGCACCCGGACGTACGGCTGCTCGACGAGGGCGGCTCGATGCTCACCGACCGGATCGACGCGGCCCGCTCCGCCGGGGCGAGCGCGCTGCTCTGCTTCGCGC
It contains:
- a CDS encoding MurR/RpiR family transcriptional regulator — protein: MDGRTEGDGMSDGTSDSPAARLQKLFEGHRLTPTQRRIAHCMVRGAADVPFLSSVELAELAGVSQPSVTRFAVALGFDGYPALRRHLREVAPAGPRPAPGDTFNSYQQAVQAEIDNLRHLSALLADPAPVAEAGRLLAASRPLPVLGLRAASSQARGFAYFAAKVHPDVRLLDEGGSMLTDRIDAARSAGASALLCFALPRHPREVVEALEYSRSAGLTVVTVADSAFAPVARHSDLLIPAPVGTGLAFDTACAPMLLGRVLLESMADALPDAQSRLEAFDSAAAARGLFVE